The proteins below are encoded in one region of Brachyspira intermedia PWS/A:
- a CDS encoding metal ABC transporter substrate-binding protein, producing MQKKILIVLTLLFSIIISCNDANKSSKENNKEIDNSKLKVVTTIFPIYDFTRNIAGDNVNLQMIIKPGIEIHSFNTTPADVIDIQNADVFIYIGGESEAWAEKIISSMNTNSKKIIRLIDYVKALDEEIVEGMEHDIDHNYEEEANHEEHENHTEESHTHEGVYDEHIWTSPKNAQLMVTAICNALSEIDANNAGIYKTNADKYNQELTALDEEIRNAVNSSKRKNIVFGDRFPFRYLAEEYGLEYRAPFTGCSSQVDASPKTIAYLMNYIKDNKIPYLYYIELSNEKIANTLIEQTGAEKLKLHSGQNVSKDEFDSGVTYLSIMRDNLESLKKGLN from the coding sequence ATGCAAAAAAAGATATTAATTGTTTTAACTTTATTATTTTCAATTATTATTTCATGTAATGATGCTAATAAAAGCAGTAAAGAAAATAATAAAGAAATTGATAATAGTAAACTAAAAGTAGTAACTACAATATTTCCAATATATGATTTTACTAGAAATATAGCTGGAGATAATGTTAATCTTCAAATGATAATAAAACCAGGTATAGAGATTCATTCATTCAATACTACACCTGCTGATGTAATAGATATACAAAATGCTGATGTATTTATTTATATAGGTGGTGAAAGTGAGGCTTGGGCTGAAAAAATTATATCTTCTATGAATACTAATAGTAAAAAGATAATAAGACTTATAGATTATGTAAAAGCATTAGATGAAGAGATTGTTGAAGGTATGGAGCATGATATAGATCATAATTATGAAGAAGAAGCAAATCATGAAGAGCATGAAAATCATACTGAAGAAAGCCATACTCATGAAGGTGTTTATGATGAACATATATGGACTTCTCCAAAAAATGCTCAATTAATGGTTACAGCAATATGCAATGCATTATCAGAAATTGATGCTAATAATGCTGGTATATATAAAACAAATGCTGATAAATATAATCAAGAATTAACAGCTTTAGATGAAGAAATAAGAAATGCAGTAAACTCATCTAAAAGAAAAAATATAGTATTTGGAGATAGATTTCCATTCAGATATTTAGCAGAGGAATACGGATTGGAATATAGAGCGCCTTTTACAGGATGCAGCAGCCAAGTGGATGCTAGCCCAAAAACTATTGCTTATTTGATGAATTATATTAAAGACAATAAAATACCTTATCTATACTATATAGAATTGAGTAATGAAAAAATAGCAAATACTTTAATAGAACAAACAGGTGCAGAAAAATTAAAGCTTCATTCAGGACAAAATGTAAGCAAAGATGAATTTGATTCAGGCGTTACATATTTATCTATTATGAGGGATAATTTAGAGAGTTTGAAAAAGGGTTTAAATTGA
- a CDS encoding helix-turn-helix domain-containing protein, whose amino-acid sequence MSITTKHMISLSEEEKEKIKEFIKKEGKSKRLISRANIILALDEKKNTGLTHTDIAKQYNVTYHTVVNIINEYVKSGLDETLTYKRNPNSNRKKKQAN is encoded by the coding sequence ATGAGTATAACAACTAAACACATGATATCCTTAAGTGAAGAGGAGAAGGAAAAAATCAAAGAATTTATTAAAAAGGAAGGAAAATCAAAAAGACTCATTTCTAGAGCAAATATCATTTTGGCATTAGATGAAAAGAAAAATACAGGACTTACTCACACTGATATAGCAAAACAATATAATGTTACTTATCACACAGTAGTAAACATTATTAATGAATATGTTAAATCAGGATTAGATGAAACTCTAACATATAAGAGAAATCCTAACAGTAATAGGAAAAAGAAACAGGCCAATTGA
- a CDS encoding glycoside hydrolase family 3 N-terminal domain-containing protein — MFKSIKINRKIINIVLTLFLILLLFYACKSASSVMEEQSYIDELKQSYPDLSSYIDKVAEMSDKERKGLLLMVGIKDKVLSEETIKTLKDNHIMGVILFDYNITDEKQLKKLTSDLRKYVNPNMLISIDQEGGEVNRINFDKLKNISPKNIGDSNSAEYAYNIAYQKSKFLLDLGINMILGPLCDIPNDTNSYLYNRSFSTNVNIVAEMVSNTVKAQRDAGIISVLKHFPGHGDTAVNSHNDFPSINKTTNELLSNEFIPFKSGIDAGAEMVLVAHIKNKYIDNKNTASMSKKYADILEKDLGFNGVIITDDLAMTGNIDKGINFGINLISNVYENVEYMFEDIDADIISCARLLKIISEK, encoded by the coding sequence ATGTTCAAAAGTATTAAAATTAATAGAAAGATTATAAATATAGTATTAACTTTGTTTTTAATATTATTATTATTTTATGCATGTAAAAGTGCTTCTAGTGTTATGGAAGAACAAAGTTATATAGATGAGTTAAAACAATCTTATCCTGATTTATCATCTTATATAGATAAAGTAGCAGAAATGAGTGATAAAGAGAGAAAAGGTTTACTTTTGATGGTAGGTATAAAGGATAAGGTGCTTTCAGAAGAGACTATTAAAACTCTTAAAGATAATCATATAATGGGTGTAATACTATTTGATTATAATATTACAGATGAAAAACAGCTAAAAAAGTTAACATCAGATTTAAGGAAATATGTTAACCCAAATATGTTAATTTCTATAGATCAGGAAGGAGGGGAGGTCAATCGCATTAATTTTGATAAGTTAAAAAATATATCTCCAAAGAATATAGGAGATTCAAATAGTGCAGAATATGCTTATAATATAGCTTATCAAAAATCTAAGTTCTTATTGGATTTAGGAATTAATATGATATTAGGACCTTTATGCGATATTCCTAATGATACAAATTCTTATCTATATAATAGAAGTTTTTCAACGAATGTTAATATAGTTGCTGAAATGGTTTCAAATACAGTTAAGGCTCAAAGAGATGCAGGAATTATAAGTGTATTAAAACATTTTCCGGGACATGGAGATACTGCTGTAAACTCTCATAACGATTTTCCAAGCATTAATAAAACTACAAATGAATTATTATCAAATGAGTTTATTCCTTTTAAAAGCGGTATAGATGCAGGGGCAGAAATGGTTTTGGTTGCTCATATAAAAAATAAATATATAGACAATAAAAATACTGCTAGTATGTCAAAAAAATATGCTGATATATTAGAAAAAGATTTAGGCTTTAATGGGGTAATTATTACAGATGATTTGGCTATGACAGGAAACATTGATAAAGGAATTAATTTTGGTATTAATTTGATAAGTAATGTATATGAAAATGTAGAGTATATGTTTGAAGATATAGATGCTGATATCATTTCATGTGCGAGATTATTAAAAATAATTTCAGAAAAATAA